Proteins encoded by one window of Cannabis sativa cultivar Pink pepper isolate KNU-18-1 chromosome 4, ASM2916894v1, whole genome shotgun sequence:
- the LOC115712847 gene encoding probable mannitol dehydrogenase: MTKSYEEEHAKKAFGWAARDSSGVLSPFHFSRRENGEKDVTFKVLYCGICHSDLHMLKNEWGNSTYPLVPGHEIVGVVTEVGSKVEKYKVGDKVGVGCMVGSCRSCDSCANDLENYCPNMILTYASKYYDGTTTYGGYSNVMVADEHFIVRIPDTLPLDAAAPLLCAGITVYSPLKYFGLDKPGLHVGIVGLGGLGHVAVKFAKALGAKVTVISTSPNKRQEAIESLGADSFLVSRDQEQLQAAIGSMDGIIDTVSAVHPLLPLIGLLKPHGKLIMVGAPEKPLELPVFPLLMGRKIIGGSCIGGMKETQEMIDLAAKHNITAEIEVIPIDYVNTAMERLAKADVRYRFVIDVANTMKPADTSS, from the exons ATGACAAAGTCCTATGAAGAAGAGCACGCCAAGAAGGCCTTTGGTTGGGCTGCCAGAGATTCATCTGGAGTCCTTTCTCCCTTCCATTTCTCAAGAAG AGAAAACGGAGAGAAAGATGTTACATTCAAAGTGTTGTATTGTGGAATATGCCACTCTGATTTGCATATGCTCAAGAATGAATGGGGAAATTCCACCTATCCTCTTGTGCCTGG GCACGAGATTGTTGGTGTAGTGACAGAGGTGGGAAGCAAAGTGGAGAAGTACAAAGTTGGTGACAAGGTTGGCGTGGGTTGCATGGTTGGCTCTTGTCGCTCATGCGACAGTTGCGCCAATGATCTTGAGAATTACTGCCCAAACATGATTCTCACTTATGCCTCCAAATACTACGACGGAACCACCACCTACGGCGGTTACTCCAACGTCATGGTGGCCGACGAGCATTTCATCGTTCGCATTCCGGATACCTTACCCCTTGATGCTGCAGCTCCTCTCCTCTGCGCTGGGATCACAGTGTACAGTCCCTTGAAATACTTTGGACTCGATAAGCCTGGTCTTCATGTGGGGATCGTTGGCTTAGGTGGGCTAGGCCACGTGGCTGTCAAATTTGCCAAGGCTCTCGGGGCTAAGGTCACTGTCATTAGTACCTCCCCAAATAAGAGGCAAGAAGCTATTGAAAGCCTTGGTGCTGACTCATTCCTGGTCAGCCGTGACCAAGAACAACTCCAG GCTGCCATAGGAAGCATGGATGGTATTATTGATACGGTTTCTGCTGTCCATCCTCTGCTGCCTTTGATTGGTCTTTTGAAGCCTCATGGAAAGCTTATTATGGTTGGTGCTCCGGAGAAACCACTTGAGCTACCAGTTTTTCCTTTGCTAATGG GGAGAAAGATAATCGGTGGAAGTTGCATTGGAGGGATGAAGGAAACACAAGAAATGATTGACCTTGCAGCCAAACACAACATCACAGCTGAAATTGAGGTTATTCCTATTGATTATGTGAACACAGCAATGGAGCGCCTTGCCAAAGCAGATGTTAGATACCGTTTTGTGATCGACGTTGCAAACACAATGAAGCCAGCTGATACCTCTTCATAA